From Verrucomicrobiia bacterium:
CCAACCCGCCGGTCACGCCCGACCAGATAAAAATGCTTCTGGCCTTCCGCACCTGCGACCCGGCGGTTGCCTCCAAAACTTTTGGCGTTACCTTCAAACCCTGGGCCGAGGCGATAAAGGAGTATTCGTGAGTTTCGGAACCGGCGGCAACGGGCGCGGGTTATAGGTATGACATGCGGATGAAAGGGAGAAAATGACCGAAAGCTTTGACGTTATTATCGTGGGGGGCGGGCCGGGCGGGCTTTGCGCCGGGATGTATTCGGCCCGCGCCAATTTAAAAACTGTTCTGCTGGAAAAATTGATTCCCGGCGGTGAAATTGTCAACACCGCCTGGGTGGAGGATTATCCCGGCTTTGAGTTGATTGGCGGGCCGGAACTGGCCAAGAAAATGGAAGACCACGCCCGCAAATTCGGTCTCGAAATCCGCACGGAAAACGTGACGGAAGTTTATTCCGAGGGGAACGAAAAAGTCGTCAAAACGGACGACAATACTTACCGCGCCAAGGCCGTGATTATCGCCACCGGCGGCTCCCCAACTAAATTAAATATTCCCGGAGAATTGGAATACGCCGGCAAAGGAGTGAGTTACTGCGCCCTTTGCGACGGGGCGTTCTTCAAAGGGGAGGTCATAGCCGTTATCGGCGGGGGGGATGCGGCGGTCGAGGAGGGAACCTTTTTGACCAAATTCGGCTGCAAGGTGTATCTCATCCACCGGCGGGATTCCTTTCGCGCCCAGAAAATCATTCAGGATCGGGCCTTCGCCAATCCGAAGATTGAGGTTATCTGGAACACCGTGGCGGAGGAAATCGTCGGCAACGGCACCAAGGTTTCCGGCGTCAAATTGAAGAACGTCAAAACCGGTGACTCAAAAACCCTGCCGGTCGGCGCCGTTTTCATCTTTATCGGCTTCGTCCCGAACTCGCACATCATCAAAGACCCGATTCAAAAAGACAATCTGGGCTACATCATCACCAACGACCGGATGGAAACCGGCGTTCCGGGGCTGTACGCCATCGGCGACGTCCGC
This genomic window contains:
- the trxB gene encoding thioredoxin-disulfide reductase, with product MTESFDVIIVGGGPGGLCAGMYSARANLKTVLLEKLIPGGEIVNTAWVEDYPGFELIGGPELAKKMEDHARKFGLEIRTENVTEVYSEGNEKVVKTDDNTYRAKAVIIATGGSPTKLNIPGELEYAGKGVSYCALCDGAFFKGEVIAVIGGGDAAVEEGTFLTKFGCKVYLIHRRDSFRAQKIIQDRAFANPKIEVIWNTVAEEIVGNGTKVSGVKLKNVKTGDSKTLPVGAVFIFIGFVPNSHIIKDPIQKDNLGYIITNDRMETGVPGLYAIGDVRSQLTKQVTNAVGDATTAAVAAQKYIDALKVEPATTRT